From the Streptomyces sp. KMM 9044 genome, one window contains:
- a CDS encoding multicopper oxidase domain-containing protein: MHSPTRRTLLGASITAIGAGALAACSGPGSHSGPGPHPASGSPSGTGARPAAGSPGRHVGGFVPTGPKGYVNPSDPEVVAADRKRGSGPLRTVVLTATETSLDLGGRAVRSWTYGDMLPGREIRVTAGDILKLTLVNHLPVATTLHSHGIRLRCDMDGVPGLTQRSVKPGADFTYRFAVAHPGTHWLHSHSGMQLDRGLYAPLIVEDPKEPLCYDKEWVVVLDDWVDGVDGSTPDGVLAQLHNGRNIPMNMGEFTAHDSMLVPGKPAGPSRVLHKGHSRVLDSAGGHVDHPYYLINGRLPKAASVFRACPGDRIRLRIINAGSDTAFRVALGGHEMTVTHTDGYPVKHRRTDALLLGMAERYDVLVTAKDGVFPLVALAEGKNARALAVLRTGSGGFPGCSAHPDELDGRIVPASRLVPDESVALCDRTPDREMHFRLTGSMKQFDWGFDRQPYSIEQRHPVREGERVRLTFTNATDMWHPLHLHGHTFALTGANAAGARKDTAPVLPHRKLVVDFNADNPGLWMLHCHNQYHSESGMMTILGYQK; the protein is encoded by the coding sequence ATGCACTCACCTACGCGGCGCACCTTGCTGGGTGCCTCGATCACGGCCATCGGCGCGGGAGCCCTGGCCGCCTGTTCCGGACCCGGCTCGCACTCCGGGCCCGGCCCCCACCCTGCGTCCGGTTCACCCTCCGGAACCGGCGCCCGCCCGGCGGCCGGGAGCCCCGGCCGCCACGTCGGTGGTTTCGTACCCACGGGCCCCAAGGGGTACGTGAACCCGTCCGATCCCGAGGTCGTCGCCGCCGATAGGAAACGCGGGTCCGGCCCCCTGCGCACGGTCGTGCTGACCGCCACCGAGACGTCCCTCGACCTGGGCGGGCGGGCCGTCAGGTCATGGACGTACGGTGACATGCTGCCCGGCAGGGAGATCCGGGTCACCGCGGGTGACATCCTCAAGCTCACGCTCGTCAACCACCTGCCCGTGGCGACGACACTGCACTCGCACGGTATCCGCCTGCGCTGCGACATGGACGGTGTACCGGGCCTGACCCAGCGCTCCGTCAAGCCCGGTGCGGACTTCACCTACCGCTTCGCCGTGGCACATCCGGGCACGCACTGGCTGCACTCGCACTCGGGAATGCAGCTCGACCGCGGCCTGTACGCCCCGCTGATCGTCGAGGACCCCAAGGAACCACTGTGCTACGACAAGGAGTGGGTCGTCGTCCTGGACGACTGGGTGGACGGCGTGGACGGCTCCACTCCGGACGGCGTGCTCGCGCAGCTGCACAACGGCAGGAACATCCCCATGAACATGGGCGAGTTCACCGCACACGACTCGATGCTCGTCCCCGGCAAGCCCGCCGGCCCCTCCCGCGTCCTGCACAAGGGGCACAGCCGTGTGCTGGACAGCGCGGGCGGCCATGTCGATCACCCCTACTATCTGATCAACGGACGTCTCCCGAAAGCCGCCTCGGTTTTCCGGGCCTGCCCCGGGGACCGGATCCGGTTGCGGATCATCAACGCCGGGAGCGACACGGCCTTCCGGGTCGCGCTCGGCGGCCACGAGATGACCGTGACGCACACGGACGGCTACCCGGTCAAGCACAGGCGGACGGACGCACTGCTGCTGGGCATGGCCGAACGCTACGACGTGCTCGTCACCGCCAAGGACGGGGTGTTCCCACTGGTCGCGCTCGCCGAGGGCAAGAACGCGAGGGCGCTGGCAGTCCTGCGCACCGGCAGCGGAGGCTTCCCCGGATGCTCCGCGCATCCGGACGAACTCGACGGCCGGATCGTGCCGGCCTCACGGTTGGTGCCGGACGAATCGGTGGCCCTCTGCGACCGCACCCCGGACCGCGAGATGCACTTCAGACTGACCGGCAGCATGAAGCAGTTCGACTGGGGCTTCGACCGGCAGCCCTACTCCATCGAGCAACGCCATCCTGTCCGGGAGGGCGAACGGGTCCGCCTGACCTTCACCAACGCCACCGACATGTGGCACCCCCTTCATCTGCACGGTCACACCTTCGCCCTCACCGGCGCCAATGCCGCCGGAGCCCGCAAGGACACCGCCCCGGTACTGCCGCACCGCAAACTCGTCGTCGACTTCAACGCCGACAACCCGGGCCTGTGGATGCTCCACTGCCACAACCAGTACCACTCCGAATCCGGCATGATGACCATCCTCGGCTACCAGAAGTGA
- a CDS encoding DUF1761 domain-containing protein: MFFVLADINWPAVAIAAVASFLLAGVWFAVVIAKPYAVALGREGAAAPAPTAVTTAGPLVCLLVTVLTSAVLVEVLGITGIGDAVAFGLLVGVGYLGAMTFQIAINPNFPRPLYYGVLNAPFFVITSVLNSVVLVAMR, from the coding sequence GTGTTCTTCGTTCTCGCCGACATCAACTGGCCGGCCGTCGCGATCGCGGCCGTGGCGTCGTTCCTGCTCGCCGGCGTGTGGTTCGCGGTCGTGATCGCCAAGCCGTACGCCGTCGCCCTCGGCCGCGAGGGCGCGGCGGCGCCCGCACCGACGGCGGTCACCACGGCGGGTCCACTGGTGTGTCTCCTCGTCACCGTCCTGACCAGCGCCGTACTCGTCGAGGTACTCGGCATCACGGGTATCGGTGACGCCGTGGCATTCGGGCTCCTCGTCGGCGTCGGTTATCTCGGTGCGATGACCTTCCAGATCGCCATCAACCCGAACTTTCCGCGCCCGCTCTACTACGGCGTCCTCAACGCGCCGTTCTTCGTGATCACGAGTGTGCTCAACAGCGTCGTCCTGGTCGCGATGCGCTAG
- a CDS encoding DUF445 domain-containing protein yields MGAPGSTGTPGGPGGTGGTGTTGAPGTPRATTDTAPAEDTGDAGTPPAGGGRTEARSRPGAVPHRAMTTFSPADEQKRRGVRRMKLIATGLLLFVAVVYVLAEWASHTGAGAWAGYVAAAAEAGMVGALADWFAVTALFRHPLGLRIPHTAIIPTKKDQLGVSLGDFVGENFLSEDVVRERLRSVGIGSRLGAWLAVPEHADRVTAELSAALRGALTVLRDSDVQAVVGEAITRRADAQEIAPGIGKMLEKVVADGGHKKAVDVIVARAHDWLVLHGDSVMNAVQGGAPGWTPKFVDRKVGDRVYKELLRFVTEMRDMPAHPARGALDRFLTDFASDLQSDTETRARVERLKGEILDRDEVQDLIASTWTAVRSMIVSAAEDERSELRLRVRASLLSLGARMSADSRLQGKADGWLESAAVYVVTTYRGEITSLITDTVAGWDAEHTTKKIEANIGRDLQFIRINGTVVGSLAGLVIYTVSQAIGGT; encoded by the coding sequence CTGGGCGCCCCGGGCAGCACGGGCACCCCGGGCGGCCCGGGCGGCACGGGCGGCACGGGTACCACGGGCGCCCCGGGGACCCCGCGCGCCACCACGGACACGGCCCCCGCCGAAGACACCGGCGACGCGGGCACCCCGCCCGCCGGGGGCGGACGTACGGAGGCCCGCTCCCGCCCCGGTGCCGTCCCGCACCGCGCGATGACGACGTTCAGTCCGGCGGACGAACAGAAGCGGCGCGGAGTGCGCCGGATGAAACTCATCGCCACCGGGCTGCTGCTGTTCGTCGCCGTGGTGTACGTCCTGGCCGAGTGGGCGTCCCACACGGGCGCCGGCGCCTGGGCGGGCTACGTCGCCGCGGCGGCGGAGGCGGGCATGGTCGGCGCGCTCGCCGACTGGTTCGCCGTGACCGCCCTGTTCCGCCATCCCCTGGGCCTGCGCATCCCGCACACCGCGATCATCCCCACCAAGAAGGACCAGCTCGGCGTCTCCCTGGGCGACTTCGTCGGCGAGAACTTCCTCTCCGAGGACGTCGTCCGCGAGCGGCTGCGCTCCGTCGGCATCGGCAGCCGGCTCGGTGCCTGGCTGGCGGTGCCCGAGCACGCCGACCGGGTCACCGCCGAGCTGTCGGCCGCCCTGCGCGGCGCGCTGACCGTCCTGCGCGACTCCGACGTCCAGGCGGTGGTCGGCGAGGCGATCACACGCCGCGCGGACGCCCAGGAGATCGCGCCCGGCATAGGCAAGATGCTGGAGAAGGTCGTCGCCGACGGCGGCCACAAGAAGGCCGTCGACGTCATCGTCGCCCGCGCCCACGACTGGCTCGTGCTGCACGGTGACTCCGTGATGAACGCCGTGCAGGGCGGCGCCCCCGGCTGGACCCCGAAATTCGTGGACCGCAAGGTCGGCGACCGTGTCTACAAGGAACTGCTGCGTTTCGTCACCGAGATGCGCGACATGCCCGCCCACCCCGCGCGCGGCGCCCTCGACCGCTTCCTCACCGACTTCGCCTCCGACCTCCAGTCCGACACCGAGACCCGGGCCCGGGTCGAACGCCTCAAGGGCGAGATCCTCGACCGCGACGAGGTCCAGGACCTGATCGCCTCCACGTGGACCGCCGTACGATCCATGATCGTCTCCGCGGCGGAGGACGAGCGCAGCGAGCTGCGGCTGCGCGTACGCGCCTCGCTGCTGTCGCTGGGCGCGCGCATGTCGGCCGATTCCAGGCTGCAGGGCAAGGCCGACGGCTGGCTGGAGAGCGCCGCGGTGTACGTCGTCACCACCTACCGGGGGGAGATCACCTCCCTGATCACGGACACCGTGGCGGGCTGGGACGCCGAGCACACGACGAAGAAGATCGAGGCCAACATCGGCCGCGACCTCCAGTTCATCCGCATCAACGGCACGGTCGTCGGCTCCCTGGCCGGTCTGGTGATCTACACGGTGTCGCAGGCGATCGGGGGGACGTGA
- the bla gene encoding class A beta-lactamase: MILTTAGKPSSRRRVLTWGAGAALVTALPASAGTHAAPPDGGSSGKGSGNSSGSGSGSGREIVRRLRDLEQRHSARLGVYARNAATGRTVRYRANERFPLCSVFKTLAVAAVLRDLDRDGEFLARRIRYTGKDVTDSGYAPVTGKPENLAAGMTVAQLCAAAICHSDNAAGNLLLREVGGPTAITRFCRSTGDRTTRLDRWEPDLNSAEPWRTTDTTSPSAIGQTYARLVLGTALVDDDRERLTGWLLDNTTGDAKLRAGLPSDWTVADRTGGGKYGTNHDVGITWPPGGSPLVMAVLTTKPEPDASPDNPLVAETARLLAEAPA, translated from the coding sequence ATGATCTTGACCACTGCAGGGAAGCCCTCGTCCCGGCGCAGGGTGCTCACGTGGGGAGCCGGAGCGGCGCTGGTCACCGCCCTGCCCGCGAGTGCGGGCACCCACGCCGCGCCCCCCGACGGCGGCAGCAGCGGCAAAGGCAGCGGCAACAGCAGCGGCAGCGGCAGCGGCAGCGGCAGAGAGATCGTGCGCCGGCTGAGAGACCTCGAACAGCGGCATTCCGCCCGCCTGGGCGTCTACGCCCGCAACGCCGCCACCGGCCGGACGGTGCGGTACCGCGCGAACGAGCGCTTCCCGCTCTGTTCGGTCTTCAAGACGCTGGCCGTCGCGGCGGTGCTGCGTGATCTCGACCGCGACGGGGAGTTCCTGGCCAGGCGCATCCGGTACACCGGGAAGGACGTCACGGACTCGGGCTACGCACCGGTCACCGGAAAGCCGGAGAACCTCGCCGCCGGCATGACGGTCGCGCAACTGTGCGCTGCCGCGATCTGCCACAGCGACAACGCCGCGGGAAACCTCCTGCTCCGGGAAGTGGGAGGTCCCACCGCGATCACCCGGTTCTGCCGCTCGACCGGGGACAGGACGACGCGGCTCGACCGGTGGGAGCCCGATCTGAACTCCGCCGAACCGTGGCGTACGACCGACACCACCAGCCCGAGCGCCATCGGACAGACCTACGCGCGTCTGGTTCTCGGCACCGCACTCGTGGATGACGACCGCGAACGACTCACCGGCTGGCTGCTCGACAACACCACGGGTGACGCGAAACTGCGAGCCGGCCTGCCCTCCGACTGGACCGTCGCGGACAGGACGGGGGGCGGGAAGTACGGGACCAACCACGACGTGGGCATCACCTGGCCCCCGGGTGGCTCACCCCTCGTCATGGCGGTCCTCACGACGAAACCCGAGCCCGACGCCTCGCCCGACAACCCCCTGGTCGCCGAGACCGCCAGACTTCTGGCGGAAGCGCCGGCCTGA